The DNA segment TTCTAAAATCCAAATTGAAACAAGAGTGCCTCTTGATATTAATTCATTCATTCATAATTCAAAACACATTAACAAAATCCCCAACATAAAACCCTGCCTTAAAAAAAAACATCCAACCACATATTACATAAACCAAAACCTCACACCTCATCTTCATGAAGCAACATATTCGGTATCCCCTTATTAACCGGAAACCGGCGACCGGTCTCCGGGCAAACAAGCGCACCCTCTTCAAGATGAACCTCAAGAAGCGCGTGATGAAACTTCCTCAAAAACTCATCGGATTCAACCACTGTCTGCTCGGGTACCTCGTCGGGTAGTTCAGCGTACCCCATGATCTTGGAAGCGTCCGCTAGAGCTTTCCAGTCGATCTTTGAGAACATGTTTTTGAGGAAATCGGGGTTGAAATCGACTGGCTTTTCGATGATCTTTTCTGGCTCGATTCGGAGTGGGAAGCTGTTGGTTACTCCCTTGATGTTTGATGCGAGCATGTTGTGGGTTAGTAGCCTCATCGTTGGTTCTACTGTGGTGGACTTGTGGCGTTTTtgggtggcggtggcggtggcggtggcggcggcggcgatGAGAGAAAGAG comes from the Helianthus annuus cultivar XRQ/B chromosome 4, HanXRQr2.0-SUNRISE, whole genome shotgun sequence genome and includes:
- the LOC110938098 gene encoding multifunctional methyltransferase subunit TRM112 homolog A, producing MRLLTHNMLASNIKGVTNSFPLRIEPEKIIEKPVDFNPDFLKNMFSKIDWKALADASKIMGYAELPDEVPEQTVVESDEFLRKFHHALLEVHLEEGALVCPETGRRFPVNKGIPNMLLHEDEV